One window from the genome of Balneola vulgaris DSM 17893 encodes:
- a CDS encoding response regulator translates to MKTVVLLEDDMLLSVVEERMLTSLGYKVLGTAISGEDGLKKIEELKPDVVVSDQNLMRDMNGLDVVAHMRRKNINTPVLLLSGYSSVDLVEDSEGLDNLEILCKPINLEQLRIAMSEASRVADELTTYAA, encoded by the coding sequence ATGAAAACGGTAGTTTTATTAGAAGACGATATGCTACTCTCGGTTGTGGAAGAGCGCATGTTAACAAGTCTGGGTTATAAAGTGCTTGGTACTGCAATTAGCGGTGAAGACGGCTTAAAGAAAATCGAAGAACTTAAACCCGATGTGGTAGTGAGCGACCAAAACCTGATGCGTGATATGAACGGATTGGATGTTGTGGCTCACATGAGGCGTAAAAACATCAATACTCCTGTATTATTATTATCTGGGTACAGCAGTGTTGACCTTGTGGAAGACTCGGAGGGGCTTGATAACTTAGAAATATTATGCAAGCCCATTAATCTAGAGCAACTACGCATTGCAATGAGCGAGGCCTCGAGAGTAGCGGATGAATTAACGACTTATGCAGCCTAA
- a CDS encoding integron integrase produces the protein MSKSILLNKVRQEIRRRNYSYRTEQSYISWIVRFIRFHGTRHPNDLSNKNVEEFLNYLANQKNVASSTQNQALSALVFLYKQVLKHSELLLDELTRAKPALTLPVVLSTSEVRAVLQHITQSHQLICNILYGSGLRISECLRLRVQDIDFDYNQIWVRSGKGNRDRVTLLPQICVSGLKKQIQKVTLLHQLDLKNGMGKTLLPYALEQKYPGESGQLRWQYVFPSKSLAKDPRSKKLHRYHISASIINRQIKKAAEKAGLNKKVSAHTFRHSFATHLLQSGYDIRTVQELLGHKNLKTTMIYTHVMNKGGSYIKSPVDGL, from the coding sequence ATGAGTAAGTCTATTCTATTAAATAAGGTGCGCCAAGAAATTCGACGCCGTAACTATAGCTATAGAACAGAACAAAGTTACATTTCATGGATCGTCCGTTTTATTCGTTTTCATGGTACACGCCACCCCAATGATCTTTCTAACAAAAACGTTGAAGAATTTTTAAACTATTTAGCAAATCAAAAGAATGTAGCCTCTTCTACCCAAAATCAGGCGCTTTCCGCTTTGGTTTTTTTATATAAACAGGTTTTAAAGCATTCAGAATTATTATTAGATGAGCTGACAAGAGCTAAACCCGCATTAACTTTACCTGTAGTTCTTTCTACTTCAGAAGTAAGAGCAGTATTACAACACATTACTCAATCCCACCAATTGATCTGTAATATATTATATGGTTCTGGCTTACGTATATCAGAGTGCTTAAGATTACGTGTTCAAGATATCGACTTTGACTACAATCAGATTTGGGTAAGATCAGGTAAAGGAAATAGAGATCGCGTCACTCTACTTCCACAAATTTGTGTGTCAGGTTTAAAGAAACAAATACAAAAAGTGACGCTATTACATCAATTAGATTTAAAAAATGGCATGGGAAAAACCTTACTCCCTTATGCCTTAGAGCAAAAATACCCTGGGGAAAGTGGTCAACTAAGATGGCAATATGTATTCCCATCAAAAAGTTTAGCAAAAGACCCAAGGTCAAAAAAGTTACACCGTTACCATATTTCAGCCTCAATCATAAACAGACAGATTAAAAAAGCAGCAGAAAAAGCAGGTTTAAATAAAAAAGTTTCTGCACATACATTTCGACATTCATTTGCTACACATTTACTACAAAGTGGATACGATATCCGCACAGTTCAAGAGCTTTTAGGCCACAAAAATTTAAAAACAACGATGATATATACTCATGTAATGAATAAAGGAGGCAGCTATATAAAAAGCCCAGTAGATGGTCTTTGA
- a CDS encoding YhdH/YhfP family quinone oxidoreductase — MSQTFRALWVQENDDQSYKQSIQDIPLEQLPNHEVLIQVHYSSLNYKDGLSASGNKGVTRSYPFIPGIDASGVVMEDSSGNFQQGDQVLVTGYDLGMNTFGGFGEYIRVPASWVVPLPEPLNLEQAMVVGTAGYTAAYGVLRLERELVTPNSGPVLVTGATGGVGSMAVYFLAQKGFEVIAATGKLEQSDLLKQLGAHKVIHRDEVYPEKQKLLNTGLYAGAIETVGGKMLEALIPQMMPDGAIACCGNILGHELHSNVYPFILRGLSLLGIDSGITKMPLRLTLWDRIAESASGFPNKAVRLVSLEQMPDEIDRILNGKQIGRVVLKHEF, encoded by the coding sequence ATGTCTCAGACCTTTCGTGCCCTTTGGGTTCAAGAAAATGACGATCAAAGCTATAAACAGAGCATCCAAGACATCCCTTTGGAGCAGTTGCCCAACCATGAGGTGCTCATCCAAGTCCATTACTCATCCCTGAATTACAAAGACGGTCTTTCTGCTTCTGGGAATAAAGGAGTGACTCGTTCATACCCCTTCATCCCTGGCATCGACGCCTCGGGCGTGGTGATGGAAGACTCTTCAGGAAACTTCCAACAAGGAGACCAAGTACTTGTTACCGGCTACGACTTAGGAATGAACACCTTTGGTGGTTTTGGGGAATACATTCGAGTACCCGCTTCATGGGTAGTGCCTTTACCTGAGCCGTTGAACCTAGAACAAGCTATGGTGGTGGGAACTGCGGGTTACACAGCCGCTTACGGTGTACTCCGTTTAGAACGAGAACTAGTTACGCCCAACAGTGGACCTGTACTTGTAACGGGAGCAACGGGAGGTGTAGGAAGTATGGCGGTTTATTTCTTAGCTCAAAAAGGATTTGAGGTGATTGCCGCTACTGGAAAGCTAGAACAATCTGACTTACTGAAACAGTTAGGGGCGCATAAAGTGATTCACAGAGACGAAGTATATCCCGAAAAACAAAAACTGTTGAACACGGGTCTTTATGCCGGAGCTATTGAAACGGTTGGAGGGAAGATGTTGGAAGCGCTAATTCCTCAAATGATGCCTGATGGGGCTATTGCCTGTTGTGGGAACATCTTAGGACATGAACTACACTCGAATGTGTATCCATTCATCTTACGAGGGTTGAGTTTGTTAGGCATCGATTCGGGCATCACAAAAATGCCATTGCGACTTACTTTATGGGATCGAATTGCCGAATCCGCATCGGGTTTCCCGAACAAGGCTGTACGTCTCGTTTCCTTAGAGCAAATGCCTGACGAAATAGACCGCATCCTGAATGGTAAGCAAATAGGACGCGTAGTGTTAAAACACGAGTTTTAA